One genomic segment of Impatiens glandulifera chromosome 6, dImpGla2.1, whole genome shotgun sequence includes these proteins:
- the LOC124944024 gene encoding probable glucan 1,3-alpha-glucosidase translates to MTSPRLYHFLPICLLLIVQLSSVSSWKKEEFRNCNQTPFCKQARSRKPGYCSLVATDVVISDGDLTAKLVPRNTHVPDDQESANPLLLSLSVYRDGILRLKIDEDPTLDPPKKRFEVPDVIVPELSDKKLWLQRLVTEVIGSDSVPSSIIYLSDGYEAVIRHDPFEVYVREKGGKRVMSLNSHGLFDFEQLRVKKEGEDWEEKFKGHTDSRPFGPQSISFDVSFYDSSFVYGIPEHATSLALKPTRGPKVEESEPYRLYNLDVFEYLHDSPFGLYGSIPFMISHGKSRGSSGFFWLNAAEMQIDVLGSGWDIGNASDPSISLPSDQNRIDTLWMSEAGIVDTFFFVGPKPKDVLTQYTTVTGSPALPQLFATAYHQCRWNYRDEEDVAQVDSKFDDYDIPYDVLWLDIEHTDGKKYFTWDRVLFPNPEEMQNNLAAKGRRMVTIVDPHIKRDESFPLHKEATEKGYYVKDSSGKDFDGWCWPGSSSYLDMISSEIRSWWGDKFSYSSYGGSTPSLYIWNDMNEPSVFNGPEVTMPRDALHVGGVEHRELHNAYGYYFHMGTAEGLVKRGENKDRSFVLSRAFFPGSQRYGAVWTGDNTAEWEHLRVSVPMVLTLGLTGIAFSGADVGGFFGNPEPELLLRWYQLGAYYPFFRAHAHHDTKRREPWLFGERKTELIREAIRTRYTLLPYFYTLFREANTSGFPVMRPLWMEFPSDEVTFSNDEAFMVGNSLLVQGIFTEKAKHVSVYLPGGGESWYDLNYGTKYEGGKTYKLDASEDNIPAFQRAGTIVPRKDRSRRSSTQMVNDPYTLVIALNSTQEAVGELYVDDGKSFEFTKGAFIHRRFVFSNGKLTSSNIASSSSLGNLQYSSNCVIERIILLGHTSGAKDAVIEPSKRKVSIERGPLYLARKNSPTAWTICRPNVRISDDWTISVL, encoded by the exons ATGACAAGTCCGCGTCTTTATCATTTCCTCCCCATATGTCTTCTTCTGATTGTTCAGCTGAGCTCAGTATCATCTTGGAAGAAGGAGGAGTTCAGGAACTGTAATCAAACGCCATTCTGCAAACAGGCTAGATCGCGAAAACCCGGTTATTGTTCTCTTGTGGCGACTGATGTTGTCATTTCCGATGGCGATCTTACAGCCAAGCTCGTCCCCAGGAACACCCATGTTCCAGATGATCAAGAATCGGCGAACCCATTACTTCTTTCCTTATCAGTATACCGAGATGGCATATTGCGGCTGAAGATTGATGAAGATCCGACTCTCGATCCTCCTAAAAAGAGGTTCGAGGTCCCCGATGTGATTGTTCCAGAGTTATCTGACAAGAAACTTTGGTTGCAGAGACTAGTGACTGAGGTAATTGGTAGCGATTCGGTTCCTTCATCGATTATTTATCTGTCTGATGGATATGAAGCTGTTATTAGACATGACCCATTTGAGGTATATGTTAGAGAGAAGGGGGGTAAGCGTGTAATGTCATTGAATTCACATggattgtttgattttgaacaaTTGAGAGTGAAGAAAGAAGGGGAAGACTGGGAAGAGAAATTTAAGGGTCATACTGATTCAAGACCTTTTGGTCCTCAATCAATTAGCTTTGACGTTTCATTTTATGATTCTAGTTTTGTTTATGGTATTCCAGAACATGCCACCAGTCTTGCTTTAAAGCCAACTAGAGGACCTAAGGTTGAAGAATCTGAACCTTATAGGCTTTATAACTTGGATGTATTTGAGTATTTACACGATTCTCCATTTGGGCTATACGGATCTATACCATTCATGATATCACATGGTAAATCTCGTGGTTCGTCTGGTTTTTTCTGGTTGAATGCAGCCGAAATGCAGATTGATGTTCTTGGTTCTGGCTGGGATATTGGCAATGCTTCTGATCCTTCAATTTCTCTTCCTTCTGATCAAAACCGAATCGATACTCTTTGGATGTCAGAAGCTGGTATAGTTGATACCTTCTTCTTCGTAGGACCTAAGCCAAAGGATGTCCTCACGCAATATACAACTGTAACTGGATCCCCAGCATTACCACAGTTATTTGCCACAGCTTATCACCAATGCAGATGGAATTATCGAGATGAGGAAGATGTTGCTCAAGTTGATTCAAAATTCGACGATTATGATATCCCTTACGATGTTCTTTGGCTTGATATTGAGCACACTGATGGGAAAAAATACTTCACATGGGATAGAGTGTTATTCCCTAACCCAGAAGAGATGCAAAACAACTTGGCTGCTAAGGGAAGGCGCATGGTTACTATAGTGGACCCTCATATTAAGAGGGACGAGTCTTTCCCTTTGCACAAGGAAGCTACTGAAAAGGGATACTATGTTAAGGATTCATCCGGTAAAGACTTTGATGGATGGTGTTGGCCTGGTTCATCGTCTTATCTGGATATGATAAGCTCGGAGATTAGGTCATGGTGGGGAGATAAGTTCTCTTATAGCAGTTATGGTGGCTCAACTCCTTCTTTGTACATATGGAATGATATGAATGAGCCCTCTGTTTTTAATGGTCCTGAG GTGACGATGCCTAGAGATGCTTTACATGTGGGAGGTGTTGAACATCGAGAATTGCATAATGCGTATGGTTACTATTTTCATATGGGCACCGCTGAAGGCTTGGTAAAGAGAGGAGAGAACAAGGACAGGTCTTTTGTTCTCTCAAGAGCATTCTTTCCCGGAAGTCAAAGGTATGGAGCAGTTTGGACGGGTGACAACACCGCAGAGTGGGAGCATCTTAGGGTTTCGGTTCCGATGGTGTTAACCCTTGGTCTTACAGGAATTGCGTTTTCTG GTGCGGATGTTGGTGGGTTTTTTGGAAATCCAGAGCCTGAGTTATTACTTCGATGGTATCAGCTTGGTGCTTATTACCCTTTCTTTAGAGCACATGCCCATCATGACACCAAAAGAAGAGAACCCTGGTTGTTTGG AGAACGGAAAACAGAACTTATAAGAGAAGCCATACGAACCAGATACACGCTTCTCCCATATTTCTATACTCTATTTAGAGAGGCAAACACAAGTGGTTTTCCAGTTATGCGCCCACTTTGGATGGAGTTCCCTTCTGATGAAGTTACTTTCAGCAATGATGAGGCTTTCATGGTTGGAAACAGTCTTTTGGTTCAAGGGATATTCACAGAG AAAGCCAAACATGTATCAGTGTATCTACCAGGGGGAGGAGAATCATGGTATGACCTAAACTATGGAACTAAATATGAAGGTGGCAAAACCTATAAGCTTGATGCTTCAGAAGACAACATTCCCGCTTTTCAAAGAGCTGGAACTATTGTACCTAGAAAAGACCGATCTCGTCGAAGTTCCACTCAGATGGTCAATGATCCTTACACTTTG GTGATAGCTCTTAACAGCACTCAAGAGGCTGTTGGTGAGTTGTATGTAGATGATGGCAAGAGCTTTGAATTCACAAAAGGAGCGTTTATACACAGGCGCTTTGTTTTCTCCAATGGAAAGCTTACATCTTCCAATATAGCATCATCATCTTCCTTGGGCAATCTCCAATACTCGTCCAATTGTGTAATTGAGAGGATTATTCTCTTAGGACATACTTCTGGCGCTAAAGATGCGGTTATTGAACCCTCTAAGAGGAAGGTAAGCATAGAACGTGGCCCACTTTATCTGGCAAGGAAGAACAGCCCAACCGCCTGGACAATTTGCAGGCCTAATGTCCGAATTTCAGATGATTGGACCATTAGTGTTTTGTAA